A single region of the Vibrio cyclitrophicus genome encodes:
- a CDS encoding VOC family protein produces the protein MTMSLKQAELEPQQMIARLDTFMAKIENLGNTLGLDLSFAQADHIALRINETELAKSAHQAWSEYGSTISEAMINGRPIVVLAFDEPLQSLGWKIECLELPYPAEGKIYPSQDWEHVEFVIPSHAQTADEYLADLKETYPQFAVKFETLAEQGVKIKLSSPKGEGERLNNPTVAFKHQGICIKLHPHSLKKIVESEQA, from the coding sequence ATGACGATGAGCCTGAAGCAAGCCGAACTAGAACCACAACAAATGATTGCGCGCCTTGATACGTTTATGGCGAAAATTGAGAACCTAGGGAATACATTGGGTTTGGATTTAAGCTTTGCTCAAGCGGATCATATTGCATTAAGAATCAATGAAACTGAGCTTGCGAAATCAGCACATCAAGCATGGTCTGAATACGGTTCTACGATTTCAGAAGCGATGATTAACGGTCGTCCCATTGTGGTGTTGGCTTTCGATGAACCATTGCAAAGTCTTGGTTGGAAGATTGAGTGTTTAGAGCTTCCGTACCCTGCAGAAGGTAAAATTTACCCGTCTCAAGACTGGGAGCATGTTGAGTTCGTGATTCCTTCTCACGCGCAAACGGCCGATGAGTATTTAGCGGATCTTAAAGAAACCTACCCACAGTTCGCCGTTAAGTTTGAAACTTTGGCTGAGCAAGGCGTTAAGATCAAACTCTCTAGCCCGAAAGGTGAGGGTGAACGTTTGAATAACCCAACGGTCGCATTCAAGCATCAAGGGATTTGCATCAAGTTGCACCCACATTCGTTGAAGAAGATTGTGGAGTCAGAGCAAGCTTAG
- a CDS encoding Slp family lipoprotein, which produces MSNYLSKLRLIAVSLGVVVLAGCSSLPSELEAKSEPVISDYQQWVDQLPDAQSVRLGGVISKVTNLKDKTRIEVANMPISSSGKPDLDAEPSGRFVGYIEGYVEPLSFAEGRLITLVGQSNGSEDGKIGEYPYTFPVMKVDNQRLWNITERVVVNDFAPTYYSCRSLHCRSFQTMPRQGRVIKDVE; this is translated from the coding sequence ATGTCAAACTATCTCTCTAAATTACGCTTAATCGCCGTTTCTCTTGGTGTCGTGGTACTTGCCGGGTGTTCATCACTCCCTAGCGAGCTTGAAGCAAAATCAGAGCCTGTGATTAGCGATTACCAGCAATGGGTCGACCAACTACCGGATGCGCAAAGTGTTCGATTAGGTGGCGTGATATCTAAAGTAACAAACTTGAAAGATAAGACTCGAATCGAAGTCGCTAATATGCCGATTTCGAGTAGCGGTAAGCCAGATCTAGACGCAGAGCCAAGCGGACGTTTTGTTGGTTACATTGAAGGGTATGTTGAGCCTCTAAGTTTTGCAGAAGGCCGTTTGATTACATTAGTTGGTCAATCCAATGGTAGTGAAGATGGAAAAATAGGGGAATACCCTTACACTTTCCCTGTAATGAAAGTGGACAACCAACGACTGTGGAACATTACGGAACGAGTTGTTGTTAACGATTTTGCACCAACTTATTACTCTTGCAGAAGTCTACATTGTCGCAGTTTTCAAACGATGCCAAGACAAGGTCGAGTGATAAAAGACGTAGAGTAA
- a CDS encoding chromosome partitioning protein ParA, whose product MVSINNLPPSSIGSASKPNRIKKKEQAKKSDASTAVGQPTKVANAVSHSIRQVKESELHKAQIQYDLPEGRGRKAMEEYMDVMNQAKKEELAKLIGVDIYI is encoded by the coding sequence ATGGTATCAATTAACAACTTACCTCCTTCTTCGATAGGCAGTGCGTCTAAGCCTAATCGAATTAAAAAGAAGGAGCAGGCAAAAAAATCTGATGCTAGCACTGCGGTTGGGCAACCGACTAAGGTGGCTAATGCTGTTTCTCACTCTATTCGCCAAGTTAAAGAGTCTGAACTACACAAGGCTCAAATCCAGTATGATCTTCCAGAAGGCCGAGGACGTAAGGCTATGGAAGAGTATATGGATGTAATGAATCAGGCGAAGAAAGAAGAACTTGCAAAGCTTATCGGTGTCGATATCTACATCTAG
- a CDS encoding alpha/beta hydrolase, with product MIEKSYSLACGTLATQQIGNPQTTATTVVFIHGWLDNSSSFNQILQQVAKLAPNAHLVAIDLFGHGFSSHKSGSYYPFHDYIDDLHQLVIKLSPNRLVLVGHSLGALIASCYSAAFPEKVSGLIQIEGHGPLSEAPHETVSRLRDGVLSRLRQRRKPSRPLASLEDAIKLRAHANQINAELIAPIVERGIVEFENSWQWRCDPNLKCDSLYRMSQAHAEVIMAAIECPQLIILGNDGFRHLQHNRYKSVHSPLHIETVPGGHHCHLESPELVSELILGVVNKI from the coding sequence ATGATTGAAAAGTCATATTCCCTTGCCTGCGGGACGCTTGCAACACAACAAATTGGTAACCCACAAACGACCGCAACGACGGTCGTTTTTATTCATGGGTGGTTGGATAATTCATCCAGTTTTAATCAGATTTTACAGCAAGTAGCCAAGCTTGCTCCCAATGCTCACCTTGTTGCTATTGATCTCTTCGGACACGGTTTCTCTTCCCACAAATCGGGAAGTTACTACCCATTTCATGATTATATTGATGACTTGCATCAGTTGGTGATTAAATTATCGCCAAACAGACTGGTACTAGTAGGACATTCACTTGGTGCATTGATCGCAAGTTGCTATAGTGCCGCCTTTCCTGAAAAGGTGTCAGGATTAATTCAAATTGAAGGTCACGGACCTCTTTCTGAAGCTCCCCACGAAACAGTCTCTCGCTTGAGGGATGGGGTACTCAGTCGTCTTCGACAGCGAAGAAAGCCTTCACGTCCTCTGGCAAGCCTTGAGGATGCTATTAAGCTGAGAGCTCACGCCAACCAAATTAATGCTGAATTAATCGCTCCTATTGTTGAGCGAGGTATTGTCGAGTTTGAGAACTCTTGGCAATGGCGATGCGACCCTAATCTAAAATGTGACTCGTTATATCGAATGTCACAGGCGCACGCTGAAGTGATTATGGCGGCTATTGAATGCCCTCAATTAATAATCCTAGGGAATGATGGATTCCGACATTTGCAGCATAATCGCTACAAATCAGTGCATAGTCCTCTGCATATAGAGACTGTTCCTGGCGGACATCATTGTCATTTAGAGAGCCCAGAGCTAGTTTCAGAGCTAATTCTTGGTGTAGTTAACAAAATTTAA
- the argS gene encoding arginine--tRNA ligase, giving the protein MNIQALINDKVSQALEAAGAPVGSPAAVRQSAKPQFGDYQANGIMGVAKRLGTNPREFAQKVLDVLNLDGIASKVEIAGPGFLNIFLDEAFLAQQADAALADSRLGVAAAEAQTIVADYSAPNVAKEMHVGHLRSTIIGDAVVRTLEFLGHKVIRANHIGDWGTQFGMLIANLERIQAETGEVSMELSDLEQFYRESKKLYDEDEEFAVKARGYVVKLQSGDAYCAEMWKKLVDVTMVQNQRNYDRLNVSLTRDDVMGESMYNHMLSNIVADLQAQGLAKESDGAQVVFLDEYKNKDGDPMGVIVQKRDGGFLYTTTDIACAKYRFEELGADRVLYFIDSRQHQHLMQAWTIVRKAGYVPESVSLEHHAFGMMLGKDGKPFKTRAGGTVRLADLLDEAEVRATQLIESKNPELAEDEKKTIANTVAMAAVKYADLSKHRTTDYVFDWENMLAFEGNTAPYMQYAYTRVASIFAKAGISMDSLEGEIKITEEKEKALIAKLLQFEEAVQSVAREGQPHIMCSYLFELAGQFSSFYEACPILVAEDETVKQSRLKLAALTAKTIKQGLSLLGIETLERM; this is encoded by the coding sequence GTGAATATCCAAGCACTGATTAATGACAAAGTATCTCAGGCTCTAGAAGCCGCTGGCGCACCTGTAGGCTCTCCTGCGGCTGTTCGCCAATCTGCAAAACCACAATTTGGTGACTACCAAGCAAACGGCATTATGGGTGTTGCTAAACGACTAGGCACTAACCCTCGAGAATTTGCTCAAAAAGTATTGGACGTTCTAAACCTAGACGGTATCGCTTCTAAAGTTGAAATCGCAGGTCCAGGTTTCCTAAACATCTTCCTAGATGAGGCATTCCTAGCACAACAAGCAGACGCAGCACTGGCTGATTCTCGCCTTGGTGTTGCAGCAGCTGAAGCGCAAACCATTGTTGCTGACTACTCTGCACCAAACGTTGCAAAAGAAATGCACGTTGGTCACCTACGTTCAACGATCATCGGTGATGCTGTTGTTCGTACACTTGAGTTCTTAGGTCACAAAGTTATCCGTGCTAACCACATTGGTGACTGGGGTACTCAATTCGGTATGCTTATCGCAAACCTTGAGCGTATCCAAGCTGAAACGGGCGAAGTTTCAATGGAGCTTTCAGATCTTGAACAGTTCTACCGTGAATCTAAAAAGCTTTACGACGAAGACGAAGAATTCGCAGTAAAAGCACGTGGCTACGTAGTGAAACTGCAAAGCGGCGACGCATACTGCGCTGAAATGTGGAAAAAACTGGTTGACGTAACCATGGTTCAAAACCAACGTAACTACGATCGCCTAAACGTATCACTGACACGTGATGATGTAATGGGTGAAAGTATGTACAACCATATGCTTTCAAACATCGTTGCTGATCTACAAGCACAAGGCCTAGCAAAAGAGTCTGACGGCGCACAAGTTGTATTCCTAGACGAATACAAAAACAAAGACGGCGACCCGATGGGCGTTATCGTGCAAAAGCGTGACGGTGGCTTCCTATACACCACAACCGATATTGCATGTGCTAAATACCGTTTTGAAGAACTGGGCGCAGACCGCGTACTTTACTTCATCGACTCTCGTCAGCACCAACACCTAATGCAAGCTTGGACTATCGTTCGTAAAGCGGGTTATGTTCCTGAGTCTGTATCTCTTGAGCACCACGCATTCGGCATGATGCTAGGTAAAGATGGTAAGCCATTTAAAACTCGTGCAGGCGGCACAGTACGTCTTGCTGATCTTCTGGACGAAGCAGAAGTACGTGCAACTCAGCTGATCGAATCTAAAAACCCTGAGCTAGCAGAAGACGAGAAGAAAACCATCGCGAACACAGTAGCAATGGCGGCTGTTAAATACGCAGACCTTTCTAAGCACCGTACCACGGATTACGTGTTCGACTGGGAAAACATGCTGGCATTTGAAGGCAACACAGCACCGTACATGCAGTACGCGTACACTCGTGTCGCTTCAATCTTTGCTAAAGCAGGCATTTCTATGGACTCTCTTGAAGGTGAAATCAAAATCACTGAAGAGAAAGAGAAAGCACTTATCGCGAAACTTCTACAATTTGAAGAAGCGGTACAGTCTGTTGCTCGTGAAGGTCAACCGCACATCATGTGTAGCTACCTATTCGAACTTGCTGGTCAATTCTCTAGCTTCTACGAAGCATGCCCTATCCTTGTGGCTGAAGACGAAACCGTTAAACAGAGCCGCCTGAAGCTTGCTGCACTGACAGCTAAGACAATCAAGCAAGGTCTGTCACTTCTAGGTATCGAAACTCTAGAGCGTATGTAA
- a CDS encoding iron transporter FeoC — protein sequence MILTELHQYIDNEGVAARSELASKFGMSEDGVDAMLSVWVKKGKVSRLVDTNKHGHTTRIRYTISKQDGLSLNVMM from the coding sequence ATGATTTTAACTGAACTTCATCAATACATTGATAACGAGGGCGTTGCAGCTCGCAGTGAACTTGCGTCTAAATTTGGTATGAGCGAAGACGGTGTCGATGCGATGCTGAGTGTGTGGGTCAAGAAAGGGAAAGTTTCCCGTTTGGTCGATACCAACAAGCATGGGCATACAACACGTATTCGTTACACCATCAGCAAACAAGATGGTTTGTCACTTAATGTGATGATGTAG
- a CDS encoding ATP-dependent DNA helicase translates to MISKTFSADGALGKAIPGFQPRQAQLDMAEAVSQAIEKQSQLVVEAGTGTGKTFAYLVPALLSGKKTIISTGSKNLQEQLFHRDLPLMVDALGFYGQVALLKGRSNYLCLDRLSRQMIESHGTHTDPTLLAQLVKVRSWSSATQTGDLGDCDDIAEDSPVIPTITSTNDNCLGKECPSYTDCFVLKARKKAMDSDVVVVNHHLFLADLAIKETGFGELIPEADVFIFDEAHQLPDIASQYFGQSVSSRQIQELAKDIEIAYRTEAKDMRQLQKVGERLIQSSADLRIVLGDTGFRGNWREALKSESIARELVRLQDALQLAVDVLKLALGRSQLLDTAFERANMIKSRIERVCDVSITGYSYWYDTTPRQFALHITPLSVADKFYEQIELKPGAWVFTSATLAVSDDFDHFTSRLGLKPSAQFSLPSPFDYPNQARLCVPRYLPEPNSPGLADKLVKMLTPVIEQNQGRCFFLCTSHSMMKELGERFRETLTVPVLLQGETSKQKTLAEFMELGNALLVATGAFWEGIDVRGDALSCVIIDKLPFTAPDDPLLKARIEDCKLKGGDPFAQVQLPDAVITLKQGVGRLIRDKRDNGALIICDNRLVTRDYGGIFLASLPPIPRTRDLGVIKEFLAKDHSTAAD, encoded by the coding sequence ATGATATCTAAAACGTTTTCTGCTGATGGCGCTCTGGGCAAAGCAATCCCAGGGTTTCAACCAAGACAAGCTCAGTTAGACATGGCTGAAGCGGTTTCACAAGCTATTGAGAAACAAAGCCAGTTAGTTGTTGAAGCGGGAACGGGTACCGGTAAGACCTTTGCTTACTTAGTGCCAGCGCTCCTTAGTGGCAAGAAAACCATCATTAGTACGGGGTCTAAAAACCTCCAAGAACAGCTTTTTCACAGAGATTTGCCATTAATGGTCGATGCGCTTGGCTTTTATGGTCAGGTTGCGTTACTCAAAGGACGTTCAAACTATTTGTGTTTGGACCGCTTGAGCCGCCAGATGATCGAAAGTCATGGCACTCATACCGACCCAACATTGTTAGCGCAGTTGGTGAAAGTGCGCAGTTGGTCTTCGGCGACTCAAACGGGTGACTTAGGCGATTGCGATGACATTGCTGAAGATAGCCCAGTTATTCCAACTATTACCTCAACTAACGACAACTGCTTAGGTAAAGAGTGCCCAAGCTACACCGATTGCTTTGTGTTGAAAGCGCGTAAAAAAGCGATGGACTCTGATGTGGTTGTAGTGAACCACCACTTGTTCTTAGCGGATTTAGCGATTAAAGAGACCGGATTCGGTGAGCTGATTCCTGAAGCCGATGTGTTTATTTTCGATGAAGCGCATCAGCTTCCCGATATTGCCAGTCAGTACTTTGGACAATCAGTATCAAGCCGACAAATCCAAGAACTAGCCAAAGACATTGAAATCGCTTACCGCACTGAAGCTAAAGACATGCGTCAGCTACAAAAAGTTGGCGAGAGGCTCATTCAATCGTCAGCCGATCTGCGTATCGTACTCGGTGATACCGGCTTTCGTGGTAACTGGCGTGAAGCATTGAAATCCGAATCGATTGCACGAGAACTTGTTCGTCTACAAGATGCGTTGCAACTGGCCGTTGATGTATTGAAATTAGCATTGGGTCGAAGCCAGCTGTTAGACACTGCCTTCGAGCGCGCAAACATGATTAAGTCACGTATTGAGCGTGTGTGCGATGTGTCGATTACGGGGTACTCCTATTGGTATGACACAACACCAAGGCAATTCGCTTTGCACATCACACCGCTTTCAGTCGCCGATAAATTCTACGAGCAGATTGAGCTGAAGCCGGGCGCGTGGGTGTTTACCTCAGCAACGCTAGCGGTGTCGGATGATTTCGACCACTTCACATCTCGACTTGGATTAAAGCCGTCTGCACAGTTTTCATTGCCGAGCCCATTTGATTACCCGAATCAGGCGCGATTGTGTGTGCCTCGTTATCTTCCAGAACCGAATAGTCCGGGGTTGGCGGATAAGCTAGTTAAAATGCTGACTCCTGTGATCGAGCAAAACCAAGGTCGCTGTTTCTTCTTGTGTACTTCACACAGCATGATGAAAGAGTTGGGCGAGCGATTCCGAGAAACCCTCACGGTTCCCGTTCTATTGCAAGGTGAGACAAGTAAGCAAAAAACTTTAGCCGAGTTCATGGAATTGGGTAACGCATTGCTCGTGGCGACAGGCGCTTTTTGGGAAGGGATAGATGTTAGGGGCGACGCATTAAGCTGTGTTATCATCGACAAATTGCCCTTTACGGCCCCTGATGACCCTTTACTTAAGGCTCGAATCGAGGATTGTAAGCTAAAAGGGGGTGATCCTTTTGCACAAGTACAGTTGCCAGACGCTGTGATTACCTTGAAACAAGGTGTCGGCCGATTGATACGTGACAAGCGCGATAATGGCGCTTTGATTATTTGCGATAACCGATTGGTGACTCGCGATTACGGTGGCATATTTTTGGCGAGTTTACCGCCCATTCCACGTACCCGTGACTTAGGGGTCATTAAAGAATTCTTAGCTAAAGACCATTCAACCGCTGCTGATTAA
- the purU gene encoding formyltetrahydrofolate deformylase: MERKTLLTHCTDAPGLISKITNICYKHQLNIIHNNEFVDNTSGHFFMRTELEGYFNDETLLADLDQALPEKTKRKLVDSSRKRVVILVTKEAHCLGDILMKNFDGSLDVEIAAVVGNYDTLQSLTERFDIPYHHVSHEGLNREEHEKKMLEVIDQYEADYLVLAKYMRVLTPGFVEKYNHKIINIHHSFLPAFIGAKPYQQAYERGVKIIGATAHFVTNDLDEGPIIKQDVIPVDHNFSAKDMAQAGRDVEKNVLSKALNKVINDHVFVYGNKTVIL; the protein is encoded by the coding sequence ATGGAAAGAAAAACTTTATTAACACATTGTACTGATGCCCCAGGCCTCATATCAAAGATCACCAACATTTGTTACAAGCACCAACTCAATATTATTCACAACAACGAGTTCGTTGATAACACTAGTGGCCACTTCTTTATGCGCACTGAGCTTGAAGGGTATTTCAATGATGAAACCTTACTTGCCGATTTAGACCAAGCCCTACCAGAAAAGACAAAACGTAAGCTTGTTGATTCATCTCGTAAGCGTGTCGTGATACTCGTGACTAAAGAAGCGCATTGCCTTGGCGATATTCTGATGAAGAACTTCGATGGCAGTTTGGATGTAGAAATTGCCGCTGTAGTTGGCAACTACGATACTCTGCAAAGCTTAACCGAGCGTTTTGATATTCCTTATCATCATGTTTCTCACGAGGGATTAAACCGTGAAGAACATGAGAAGAAGATGCTTGAAGTGATTGACCAGTATGAGGCGGACTATCTGGTTCTTGCTAAATACATGCGAGTACTGACTCCGGGTTTTGTTGAGAAGTACAACCACAAAATCATCAACATCCACCACAGCTTCTTGCCAGCATTCATTGGTGCTAAACCATACCAGCAAGCTTATGAACGCGGCGTAAAAATCATTGGTGCAACGGCGCACTTCGTGACAAACGATCTCGATGAAGGCCCAATCATCAAGCAAGATGTTATCCCAGTGGATCACAACTTCAGCGCGAAAGACATGGCTCAAGCGGGTCGTGATGTTGAGAAGAACGTATTGAGTAAGGCGCTAAACAAGGTGATCAATGATCATGTGTTTGTTTACGGCAACAAGACCGTGATTTTGTAA
- the tsaB gene encoding tRNA (adenosine(37)-N6)-threonylcarbamoyltransferase complex dimerization subunit type 1 TsaB, whose translation MSAKILAVDTATENCSVALVIGDQVFARSEEAPRDHTKKILPMVDEVLKEANVALTDIDAIAFGQGPGSFTGLRIGIGIAQGLAFGADLPMIGVSTLAAMAQGSYRKFGETHVATAIDARMSEVYWARYSREQDGRWTAVDAECVTPPSELASQLEAGSETWAKVGTGWEAYAEHMDTLAINTKACEVLFPEAQDMAFLAQFAYAEGKAVAAEESEPVYLRDKVTWKKLPGRE comes from the coding sequence ATGAGCGCGAAAATTCTTGCAGTAGATACCGCAACTGAAAATTGTTCAGTTGCATTAGTAATCGGTGACCAGGTGTTCGCACGTAGCGAAGAGGCTCCTCGAGACCATACGAAAAAAATTCTACCTATGGTTGATGAAGTACTGAAAGAAGCGAATGTCGCTTTAACCGATATCGATGCTATCGCGTTTGGCCAAGGCCCAGGCAGTTTCACTGGTTTACGTATTGGTATTGGTATTGCTCAAGGCTTGGCTTTTGGTGCGGATTTACCAATGATCGGTGTCTCTACGCTGGCAGCGATGGCGCAAGGCAGCTACCGTAAATTTGGTGAAACTCATGTAGCAACAGCGATTGATGCGCGTATGAGTGAAGTGTACTGGGCTCGTTATAGCCGTGAACAAGACGGTCGCTGGACAGCAGTTGATGCTGAATGTGTTACACCACCAAGCGAATTGGCTTCGCAGTTAGAAGCAGGCTCTGAAACATGGGCAAAAGTCGGCACAGGTTGGGAAGCGTACGCAGAACATATGGATACTCTAGCGATCAACACCAAAGCGTGTGAGGTTTTATTCCCAGAAGCTCAAGATATGGCGTTCCTTGCTCAATTTGCTTACGCAGAAGGCAAAGCGGTTGCAGCTGAAGAGTCTGAGCCAGTTTATCTTCGTGATAAAGTGACTTGGAAGAAACTGCCAGGTCGCGAATAA
- a CDS encoding HIT domain-containing protein, whose protein sequence is MSFELHPQLAKDTTLIGEFPLSLALLSKDSAVPWVILVPKRANLKELHHLPMKEQQQFLLESQAVSQALEATFQPDKLNLGALGNMVPQLHIHHIARFKNDIAWPGPVWGNTKGEQRSEEEQAAIHTRIQNVLSLSSIFKKA, encoded by the coding sequence ATGAGCTTTGAACTTCACCCACAGTTAGCAAAAGACACCACGCTTATCGGCGAATTTCCACTAAGCTTGGCACTGCTAAGCAAAGACAGCGCCGTGCCTTGGGTTATCTTGGTACCAAAACGTGCCAACCTAAAAGAACTGCACCATCTGCCAATGAAAGAGCAACAGCAGTTCTTGCTTGAATCTCAAGCGGTAAGCCAAGCATTAGAAGCGACATTCCAACCAGACAAGCTAAACCTAGGCGCACTGGGTAACATGGTGCCACAGCTACACATTCACCATATTGCACGCTTCAAAAACGACATAGCATGGCCAGGCCCGGTATGGGGTAATACCAAAGGTGAACAACGTAGTGAAGAAGAACAAGCAGCAATCCATACTCGCATCCAGAATGTTCTGTCATTGAGCTCTATCTTCAAGAAAGCGTAG
- the feoB gene encoding Fe(2+) transporter permease subunit FeoB, whose amino-acid sequence MDYQVLTVGNPNSGKTTLFNALTGAKQHVGNWVGVTVEKKTGLYSHAGDKFQLTDLPGIYALDSGNDANSIDESIASRAVLTHPADVIINVVDASCLERSLYMTLQLRELGRPMIVVLNKMDVLKRERQVINLKALEKELGCPVLSLSANDKGQVVRFKERLHKLLVQGVSLDPISIDYDAALEALIPSVESQFDDADVSHRALAIRALENDYLVLNGLAPHTRTQIDSVRLGADFDIDLAVADAKYTFLHDLCKRVRRSEGKLSRNFTEKADQFILNKWVGIPFFFVIMYLMFMFSINIGSAFIDFFDIGVGAILVDGGHHLLDGHLPVWLVTILADGIGGGIQTVATFIPVIAALYLFLAVLESSGYMARAAFVLDKVMQKIGLPGKAFVPLVLGFGCNVPSIMATRTLDQERERKLAASMAPFMSCGARLPVYALFAAAFFPGAGQNVVFALYIMGIVASVFTGLFLKNTIYPGSSDSLVMEMPDYELPTVQNVMLKTWQKLKRFVLGAGKTIVMVVAILSFLNSLGMDGSFGNEDSENSVLSKAAQVVTPVFQPIGITEENWPATVGIITGIFAKEAVVGTLNSLYTTPSDEEPAEFDLTASLQEAVMTIPENLSGLSYSDPLGIEVGDLSDSGSVAADQEVDSSIFGNLKDKFVSGHAAFAYLILILLYTPCVAAMGAYVREFGQVFARFIAVWTMALGYFGATFYYQAANFAAHPVTSAVWMVAIAGGFVVTYRVFKKVGNKQKALEVQVV is encoded by the coding sequence ATGGATTATCAAGTTCTTACCGTTGGTAACCCGAATAGTGGTAAAACAACACTGTTTAACGCATTGACTGGTGCCAAGCAGCATGTTGGCAACTGGGTGGGTGTGACTGTAGAAAAGAAAACGGGTTTATACTCGCACGCAGGTGACAAGTTTCAACTAACGGACTTACCGGGTATCTACGCACTAGACAGTGGTAATGATGCGAACAGCATCGATGAATCTATCGCGTCTCGCGCTGTTTTAACTCATCCAGCAGACGTTATTATCAATGTTGTCGACGCTAGCTGTTTAGAACGAAGCTTATACATGACATTACAGTTACGTGAATTGGGTCGCCCAATGATCGTTGTGTTGAACAAAATGGACGTATTAAAGCGTGAACGTCAGGTGATTAACCTTAAAGCGCTCGAGAAAGAGTTAGGTTGCCCAGTCCTAAGTTTGTCTGCAAACGACAAAGGCCAAGTGGTTCGCTTTAAAGAACGCCTTCACAAGTTACTCGTTCAAGGTGTGAGCCTTGACCCTATCTCTATCGATTACGACGCAGCATTAGAAGCACTAATCCCTTCAGTTGAGTCACAATTTGATGATGCTGACGTGTCTCATCGAGCGCTCGCGATTCGTGCTTTAGAAAATGATTACTTGGTATTGAATGGACTGGCTCCACATACTCGTACTCAAATTGATAGCGTGCGTCTTGGTGCCGATTTCGATATTGACCTTGCTGTTGCTGACGCTAAATACACTTTCTTACATGACCTTTGTAAACGTGTTCGTCGAAGCGAAGGTAAACTAAGCCGTAACTTTACAGAGAAAGCAGACCAATTCATTTTGAACAAATGGGTCGGTATTCCTTTCTTCTTCGTCATCATGTACCTAATGTTCATGTTCTCTATCAATATCGGTAGTGCGTTTATCGACTTCTTTGATATTGGTGTTGGGGCAATATTAGTTGATGGCGGACACCACTTATTAGATGGCCATTTACCGGTTTGGTTAGTCACTATACTTGCTGATGGTATTGGCGGTGGTATTCAAACGGTTGCGACCTTTATTCCAGTTATCGCAGCGCTTTACCTATTCTTAGCGGTATTAGAAAGCTCAGGCTACATGGCTCGTGCTGCATTCGTACTTGATAAAGTGATGCAGAAGATTGGCTTACCGGGCAAAGCATTTGTCCCACTTGTACTGGGCTTTGGTTGTAACGTGCCTTCAATCATGGCAACTCGTACTCTTGACCAAGAGCGCGAACGTAAATTGGCAGCATCAATGGCGCCGTTTATGTCATGTGGTGCTCGTTTACCGGTATACGCACTGTTCGCAGCGGCATTCTTTCCTGGCGCGGGACAAAACGTAGTGTTCGCTCTGTACATCATGGGTATCGTTGCTTCTGTATTTACGGGGCTGTTCCTGAAAAATACGATCTACCCTGGTAGCAGCGATAGCTTAGTGATGGAAATGCCAGATTACGAATTGCCGACAGTGCAAAACGTAATGCTAAAAACTTGGCAGAAGCTGAAGCGTTTCGTACTTGGTGCAGGTAAAACAATCGTGATGGTTGTGGCTATTCTTAGCTTCCTAAACTCTCTAGGTATGGACGGAAGCTTTGGTAATGAAGACAGCGAAAATTCAGTACTGTCTAAAGCGGCTCAAGTTGTAACACCTGTATTCCAACCGATTGGTATTACTGAAGAGAACTGGCCAGCAACGGTTGGTATCATTACCGGTATTTTTGCGAAAGAAGCCGTTGTCGGTACATTAAATAGCCTGTACACAACGCCTTCCGATGAAGAACCCGCTGAATTTGACTTAACTGCAAGCTTGCAAGAAGCAGTAATGACTATCCCTGAAAACCTATCTGGCTTGAGCTATTCAGATCCGCTAGGTATTGAAGTGGGTGACTTATCGGATTCTGGCTCTGTTGCTGCAGACCAAGAAGTTGATTCGTCTATCTTTGGTAATCTGAAAGACAAATTTGTTTCTGGCCATGCCGCATTTGCTTACTTGATTCTTATCCTGCTTTACACGCCTTGTGTAGCAGCGATGGGGGCTTATGTTCGTGAATTTGGTCAGGTGTTTGCACGCTTCATCGCGGTTTGGACGATGGCTCTTGGGTACTTTGGTGCGACCTTCTACTACCAAGCGGCAAACTTTGCTGCACATCCAGTGACAAGTGCAGTATGGATGGTGGCGATTGCTGGTGGTTTTGTGGTGACGTATCGCGTCTTCAAGAAAGTTGGCAATAAGCAGAAAGCACTAGAGGTGCAAGTAGTATGA